One Nocardiopsis gilva YIM 90087 genomic window, TTCGCCCTGTTCGCGACGCTCTTCGGCACCGCGGCCTCACTCGGCATCGGCACCCTGCAGATCGCCGGCGGCCTCAAGGAGCTGGGCTGGGTCGACAACATCACCAACCCGGTGCTGATCGGCGTCATCGGCGTCCTGATGGTCTGCTTCCTGCTGTCGGCCGTCTCGGGTGTGGCCAAGGGCATTCAGTGGCTGTCCAACACCAACCTGGTCCTGGCCTTCCTGCTGCTGTTCTTCCTGCTGTTCGCAGGGGCGACGGTCTTCATCTTCAACCTGTTCCCGACCGCCCTCGGCTCCTACATCAACGAGCTGTTCTCCATGTCGGCGCGGACCGCCGACGTCGGCGGCGACGCGACCGAGACGTGGCTGTCGGGCTGGACGATCTTCTACTGGGCGTGGTGGATCTCCTGGTCGCCGTTTGTCGGCATGTTCATCGCCCGCATCAGCCGCGGCCGGACCATCCGCCAGTTCATCGGCGGGGTCATCCTGGTGCCGAGCGCGCTGAGCCTGGTCTGGTTCTGTGTCATGGGCGGTTCGGCGCTCAGCATGGAGCAGAACGGCAACGGGGTCTCCGGGGCGGACGGCGCCGAAGGGCAGCTGTTCGCGCTGCTGGGCCAGTACCCGGCGCCCACGTTCATGATGCTGCTCACGATCGTGCTCATCGCGATCTTCTTCATCACCGGCGCCGACTCCGCGTCCATCGTCATGGGCACCATGTCGCAGCGCGGCGCGATCCGCCCGCAGCGCAAGGTCACGGTGTTCTGGGGCGTGATGATGGGGGGTGTCGCGGCCATCATGATGCTGATCGGCGGCAGCGACGCGCTCACCGGCCTGCAGAACCTCACGATCATCGTGGCGGCGCCGTTCACCATCATCATCGTGCTGATGTGCGTCGCGCTCGTCCGCGACCTGCAGCGCGACCCGGTGGTGCTGCGTTCGGCCAAGGGTGAGGAGGTCGTGGCGGCGGCCGTCA contains:
- a CDS encoding BCCT family transporter, encoding MALDNGNNPQSNTDEISTADLLWEPPETSKADRAPKTDRIVFGVSAVLALAFLAWGVIARDSLSKLSASAMQGLIHNAGWGFVLAASGFVVFALWLAFSKYGSIRLGRDDEAPEFKTLSWIAMMFGAGMGIGLVFYGVSEPISHYLNAPPGTEPVSFFTGGTTEAKAAVQGQAIEHSMATTLFHWTLHPWSIYAVVGLAIAYGAFRRGRGQLISAAFTPLIGERHANGAVGRVIDIFALFATLFGTAASLGIGTLQIAGGLKELGWVDNITNPVLIGVIGVLMVCFLLSAVSGVAKGIQWLSNTNLVLAFLLLFFLLFAGATVFIFNLFPTALGSYINELFSMSARTADVGGDATETWLSGWTIFYWAWWISWSPFVGMFIARISRGRTIRQFIGGVILVPSALSLVWFCVMGGSALSMEQNGNGVSGADGAEGQLFALLGQYPAPTFMMLLTIVLIAIFFITGADSASIVMGTMSQRGAIRPQRKVTVFWGVMMGGVAAIMMLIGGSDALTGLQNLTIIVAAPFTIIIVLMCVALVRDLQRDPVVLRSAKGEEVVAAAVIAGAQDHDGDFQLEISSTDDSAEAAEETADEDGGSAPDDQAPAYSSTGG